The following coding sequences lie in one Tichowtungia aerotolerans genomic window:
- a CDS encoding right-handed parallel beta-helix repeat-containing protein encodes MRRIIICFLLYVAELAFSAASVEQEVMSADELRQHILEKRSAPLTCLNVKATLNVRDFGAVPNDGKDDRPAIASAVLKARRMEGPVQISFESGCYDIQPATDDYIYSDHTNSGVFLRDCRDMVIEGNGAHMLIHRQDVSVFAAVHSTNIIIRNFTADYDPLPFSQGTVCSINEANNSFVFELQSGFPRPDDAFFKSCDSWGMLKDTEHPGRLKADCPSVFFFDEMTPVERNKYRIVLKNPGRTSYFTKGDVFAITGRSASIGWYNDSDNITFNNITAYACPSPVFIGTETSRLNVLNCRMKLIGKRLMTNGGGGVICQASRIGPWVENCEFEGLSDDCLNIYGLPIYILEQISPVKMRVYAKAAIQPGDRLAFFNPNEGNVIQETTVVSFSKNILVLKDPVGKLNTVPPGAKRTKVNPREWKIYDHAYNLNAVGNYYVYRNNTMHDGRRYGVLLRASYGLIENNRFEGLSRTGMQISNEPEWPEGFWTRNLIVRGNRVSECGYGHGDPSIQIKSLKLHGVMDAPIQKNIFLIDNEFHAVSGPAAVFDGVDGLTVNGNVFDSGSAFGSLVVGENVKLRSLEDNTGDSRFEFKHSISR; translated from the coding sequence TCCGCTGACGTGCCTGAATGTCAAGGCAACCTTGAACGTTCGTGATTTCGGCGCCGTTCCGAATGATGGGAAAGATGACCGTCCGGCGATCGCTTCTGCGGTTCTGAAGGCCCGCCGTATGGAAGGTCCGGTTCAGATTTCTTTTGAGTCCGGTTGCTACGACATTCAGCCGGCAACAGACGATTATATATATTCCGATCATACGAATTCCGGTGTATTCTTGCGGGATTGCCGGGATATGGTGATCGAAGGAAATGGCGCGCATATGCTGATCCATAGGCAGGATGTTTCTGTGTTTGCAGCTGTTCATTCAACCAACATTATTATTCGGAATTTCACGGCTGATTATGATCCGTTGCCGTTTTCTCAGGGAACGGTTTGTTCGATCAATGAGGCTAACAACAGTTTTGTTTTTGAACTGCAGTCCGGATTTCCAAGGCCGGATGATGCATTTTTTAAAAGCTGCGATTCATGGGGAATGCTGAAAGATACAGAGCACCCTGGGCGTCTGAAAGCAGATTGTCCGTCGGTATTCTTTTTCGATGAGATGACTCCAGTTGAAAGGAATAAATATCGCATTGTTTTAAAAAATCCGGGGAGAACTTCGTATTTTACGAAGGGAGATGTTTTTGCAATCACCGGACGGTCTGCCAGCATTGGATGGTATAATGATTCCGATAATATTACGTTTAACAACATTACGGCGTATGCCTGCCCGAGTCCGGTGTTTATCGGCACTGAAACGTCGCGACTGAATGTGCTGAACTGCCGCATGAAGCTGATAGGGAAACGGCTGATGACCAATGGCGGTGGGGGAGTGATCTGCCAGGCATCTCGAATCGGCCCTTGGGTGGAAAACTGTGAATTTGAAGGGCTGTCGGATGACTGCCTGAATATTTACGGACTTCCGATTTATATTCTGGAACAGATTTCCCCTGTGAAGATGCGGGTTTATGCTAAAGCCGCGATTCAGCCCGGCGACCGGCTGGCCTTTTTTAATCCGAATGAAGGGAACGTGATTCAGGAAACAACCGTTGTTTCCTTTTCGAAAAACATTCTGGTTCTGAAGGATCCGGTGGGAAAACTGAATACAGTGCCTCCGGGAGCTAAACGGACAAAAGTGAATCCGCGTGAATGGAAAATTTATGATCATGCCTATAACCTGAATGCCGTTGGAAATTATTATGTGTATCGCAACAACACTATGCATGACGGTCGGCGGTACGGTGTCCTGCTGCGGGCCAGCTACGGACTGATCGAAAACAACCGGTTTGAAGGGCTCTCCCGTACCGGAATGCAGATCTCCAATGAACCGGAATGGCCGGAAGGGTTTTGGACCCGCAACCTGATTGTTCGCGGCAATCGGGTTTCTGAATGCGGGTATGGACATGGCGATCCGTCTATCCAGATTAAAAGCCTGAAGCTGCATGGTGTTATGGACGCTCCCATTCAGAAAAACATTTTCCTGATTGATAATGAATTCCATGCCGTTTCCGGTCCGGCGGCGGTTTTCGACGGCGTGGACGGCCTTACCGTGAACGGCAATGTGTTTGACAGCGGATCAGCGTTCGGTTCGCTGGTTGTCGGTGAAAACGTGAAATTGCGGTCACTTGAAGATAATACCGGAGACTCGCGTTTCGAGTTTAAACATAGCATTTCAAGATAA
- a CDS encoding right-handed parallel beta-helix repeat-containing protein — translation MRIKRIWAGVVVLFLSSISFAMLLFAISSVPVSLQTPADGDSTYMIHPHFKWSEDPDADRYEIQIAQDETFQTMEDTDSVPVSRYVPLDALPAGTCWWRVRARYRDGSHGRWTDSRQLTISVPQNLYTVSVGDSTDVITNTIAAAAADTPARLVFETGTYRVPVPDGRWLFQLEDVHDLIVDGQDSLIIMDNPDSGFCRLESCADILLRNFQVDYFNTNGIPTTHTAGTVISTDAATASFVFQPLENYLPPDDPIIRDASARRWGCLMDTNTPGRLKVNVPNWFDFKDQVDALGNNLYRLYLIDAHAGRISDFQPGDTFVKSGTYGEFVMFCQFCTNVTYEAITSYAGAANHYIGNWNDGIHFLRCASRIKKGRLMSNSNGGYVGSGYLTGFWIEECLTEGMFDDAVNCNNGPSDVLDKPASNQVLIWGFSARYLEAGDAVTVYTAPEGLFNGRFTVNELEFLLGGKDDGGGWLLTLDRDVGTIDPGLENWNSKVYIDKLAHTDAYIRNSTFQNSRRFGCLFKSYGGVIEGNHFEGLSEAAVHAENESRSFDGGLECRDVRVLNNTIVDCGYSDAFFYQGHGAIEFGISAYNTVCTQAVHRSVEISGNTICDWDGMGISIENAEDVLICSNTVSNLSADEFFATVDQNHAVSLAYTAGATVTGNHLLDTRPMDAAVYVENSSNCIVLYNDMASTDVYSSDFSDVSSLTGTAYNVTVDGFGHLVSTSSAVPNANYRFSLPGGPLTADPSVTEIRWKAVLRVPTNSEWVAIGLLGGDAALLSSGSDSGPWVLFRSTFVNIWGGHSTSVSSDTFRNLFSPGDVITAEFAYHVLSKTVDLYIDGDPVAVELPIVHKDEDGNEADPVVGYAQLLFRLQDPGAAYFDQFEIRSLPVEVH, via the coding sequence ATGAGGATCAAACGTATATGGGCAGGAGTGGTTGTGTTGTTCTTATCCTCGATCTCGTTTGCGATGTTACTGTTTGCAATTTCGTCTGTGCCTGTTTCTTTGCAGACACCGGCGGATGGGGACAGTACGTATATGATTCATCCGCATTTCAAATGGAGTGAAGACCCGGATGCGGACCGGTACGAAATTCAGATTGCACAGGATGAAACGTTCCAAACCATGGAAGATACCGATTCCGTACCGGTTTCGCGCTATGTGCCGCTGGATGCGCTGCCGGCCGGAACCTGCTGGTGGCGGGTGCGTGCGCGGTATCGGGACGGAAGTCATGGCCGCTGGACGGATTCTCGGCAGTTGACAATCTCTGTGCCACAGAATCTTTACACCGTTTCGGTTGGTGATTCGACCGATGTGATTACCAACACGATAGCCGCCGCTGCGGCCGACACACCCGCCCGGCTTGTTTTTGAAACGGGCACTTATCGGGTGCCTGTTCCGGATGGACGGTGGCTGTTTCAGCTGGAAGACGTGCATGACCTGATTGTGGATGGGCAGGACAGTCTGATTATTATGGATAATCCCGACAGCGGGTTTTGTCGTCTTGAGAGCTGTGCAGATATCCTGCTGCGCAACTTCCAAGTAGACTATTTTAATACGAACGGTATCCCGACCACACATACTGCCGGAACCGTCATTTCAACCGATGCCGCGACCGCATCATTTGTTTTCCAACCATTGGAAAATTATCTGCCGCCGGATGATCCGATCATTCGTGATGCCTCCGCCCGGCGCTGGGGATGTTTGATGGATACCAATACGCCGGGCCGCCTCAAGGTTAATGTGCCGAACTGGTTTGATTTTAAAGATCAGGTCGATGCGCTTGGCAATAATCTGTACCGGCTGTATCTCATCGATGCTCATGCCGGACGCATTTCTGATTTCCAGCCGGGAGATACGTTTGTCAAAAGCGGAACCTACGGGGAGTTCGTCATGTTCTGTCAGTTTTGCACCAACGTTACTTATGAGGCGATTACCAGTTATGCCGGAGCGGCCAATCATTATATCGGCAACTGGAATGACGGAATTCATTTCCTGCGCTGTGCAAGCCGGATTAAAAAGGGGCGTCTGATGTCTAACAGCAACGGCGGGTATGTCGGTTCGGGGTATCTCACCGGCTTCTGGATTGAGGAGTGCCTGACGGAAGGGATGTTTGATGATGCGGTGAACTGCAACAACGGTCCGTCCGATGTGCTGGACAAACCGGCCTCCAATCAGGTTTTAATCTGGGGCTTTTCCGCCCGCTATCTGGAAGCAGGGGATGCCGTCACCGTTTATACTGCGCCCGAAGGGTTGTTTAACGGCAGATTTACCGTGAACGAGTTGGAGTTTTTACTTGGAGGAAAAGATGACGGAGGCGGCTGGTTGCTTACGTTGGACAGGGATGTCGGCACAATAGACCCCGGTCTTGAAAACTGGAATTCGAAAGTCTATATCGACAAACTGGCGCATACGGATGCGTATATCCGCAACAGCACATTTCAGAATTCGCGGCGGTTCGGGTGTCTGTTTAAAAGCTATGGCGGGGTCATTGAGGGTAATCATTTTGAAGGACTCAGTGAGGCGGCGGTTCATGCAGAAAATGAAAGCCGTTCATTCGACGGCGGGTTGGAGTGCCGGGATGTTCGGGTTTTGAATAATACCATTGTCGATTGCGGATACAGCGATGCGTTTTTTTATCAGGGACATGGCGCTATTGAATTCGGCATCAGTGCTTATAATACCGTTTGTACTCAGGCTGTACACCGGTCTGTTGAAATTTCCGGAAACACGATCTGTGATTGGGACGGCATGGGAATCAGCATTGAAAATGCGGAAGATGTGCTGATTTGTTCCAATACTGTCAGCAACTTAAGTGCGGATGAGTTTTTTGCGACCGTTGATCAAAACCATGCTGTGTCGCTGGCCTACACTGCTGGCGCCACCGTGACGGGAAACCATCTGCTCGATACGCGCCCGATGGATGCCGCGGTTTATGTTGAAAACAGCAGCAACTGTATTGTGCTGTATAACGACATGGCATCTACAGATGTTTACTCCTCTGATTTTTCGGATGTGTCCAGCCTGACCGGAACAGCATACAATGTGACCGTGGACGGGTTTGGGCACCTGGTTTCGACATCGTCTGCAGTGCCGAACGCAAATTACCGGTTTTCTCTTCCGGGCGGACCGTTGACAGCCGATCCGTCGGTAACGGAAATCCGATGGAAAGCCGTACTGCGGGTCCCGACGAATTCCGAATGGGTTGCGATCGGGTTGCTTGGCGGAGATGCCGCGCTGCTTTCTTCGGGATCGGATTCCGGGCCGTGGGTGCTGTTTCGATCAACGTTTGTTAATATCTGGGGCGGACATTCGACATCCGTTTCTTCGGATACGTTTCGGAACCTGTTTTCTCCCGGCGATGTGATCACTGCGGAGTTTGCTTATCACGTGTTGTCAAAAACAGTGGACCTTTATATTGATGGGGATCCAGTGGCGGTCGAATTGCCAATTGTGCATAAGGATGAAGACGGTAATGAAGCGGATCCGGTGGTTGGCTATGCGCAGTTGTTGTTTCGTCTACAGGACCCCGGAGCCGCTTATTTTGATCAGTTTGAAATCCGGTCTTTGCCAGTTGAAGTGCATTGA
- a CDS encoding sulfatase: MNCKKLSGFGALALVAMSSQVHAKPSEQKMNVVFFLVDDMGWMDSSVYGSQFYKTPALERLAQSSVRFVNAYSASPLCSPSRAGIMSGQYPARHGLTTAWGHLPIDPDLPEYQDPKPWSPVLLPNSKRVLELEQYTVAEAFRDAGYRTGFVGKWHLGLDEAYWPEQQGFEFTFHGAPDAGPRTYFSPYQFKAGTVADGPDGEYLTDRATEEALRYIHNGDQRPFFLCLWHWAVHGPWYAKQEQIDYFKHHPDPTGLQKSPTMAAMLESMDESLGRLLDDLEKSGLDENTIIIFTSDNGGVVKKGPKEEQGIPATCNAPLRNGKASVFEGGTRVPALIRWPGVTDQSRVDETPIMGIDYYPTLLEMCGIAPNPQQIIDGVSLVPLLKGRDIQRDGLFCFFPHSFGKWSPAGAWVRQGDWKLIEVFDPGRFYPEPYELYNLNDDIGETQNLADRYPERVAAMKAMLQQHYKDTNARMPIPNPDYEKPDLSAAQASPVQQNFQGWIESGPGNPLSLKDGGLCVDTRGIATSRLPNAKGPLRVCIRTKVSGVPHGVFFWREGDQKQFGADRRIPFHLKSGEWEEHSIDFSAAAPLAGLRIDLGLRKQAPAQVEWIKLFKADGTLLQPWDFSID, encoded by the coding sequence ATGAATTGCAAGAAACTATCGGGATTTGGTGCTCTGGCTCTGGTGGCAATGTCTTCACAGGTTCATGCGAAACCGTCTGAGCAGAAAATGAATGTCGTTTTCTTTCTGGTGGATGATATGGGCTGGATGGACAGCTCGGTGTACGGCAGTCAGTTCTATAAAACACCAGCGCTGGAACGGCTGGCACAGTCCAGTGTACGGTTTGTAAACGCCTATTCCGCCAGTCCGCTCTGCTCCCCGAGCCGGGCCGGCATCATGAGCGGGCAATATCCCGCACGGCACGGCCTGACCACGGCCTGGGGCCATCTGCCGATTGATCCGGACCTTCCTGAATATCAGGACCCCAAACCGTGGAGTCCGGTGCTTTTGCCGAACTCAAAACGGGTGCTGGAACTGGAGCAATACACAGTCGCCGAAGCGTTTCGTGATGCAGGGTATCGCACCGGATTTGTCGGCAAATGGCATTTGGGTTTGGATGAAGCCTATTGGCCGGAACAGCAGGGGTTTGAGTTTACGTTTCACGGGGCTCCGGATGCCGGACCGAGAACGTATTTCTCGCCGTATCAGTTTAAAGCGGGGACGGTTGCTGACGGTCCGGACGGAGAATATCTGACGGATCGGGCCACGGAGGAGGCGCTCCGGTATATTCACAATGGAGATCAACGACCGTTTTTTCTGTGTCTCTGGCACTGGGCGGTTCATGGTCCGTGGTATGCCAAGCAGGAACAGATTGATTATTTTAAGCATCATCCGGACCCGACCGGACTTCAGAAAAGTCCCACGATGGCGGCTATGCTGGAGAGCATGGATGAGAGTCTCGGTCGGTTGCTCGACGACCTGGAGAAGAGCGGATTGGATGAAAATACGATTATTATTTTCACTTCAGACAATGGCGGCGTGGTTAAGAAAGGCCCTAAGGAGGAACAGGGGATTCCAGCGACCTGCAATGCGCCGCTGCGCAACGGGAAAGCTTCGGTTTTTGAAGGCGGAACCCGTGTGCCTGCGCTGATCCGGTGGCCAGGGGTGACTGATCAGTCGCGCGTGGATGAGACGCCGATTATGGGCATTGATTATTATCCGACACTGCTGGAGATGTGCGGCATTGCGCCGAATCCTCAGCAGATAATCGATGGAGTCAGTCTGGTTCCGCTTTTGAAAGGTCGGGATATTCAGCGTGACGGGCTTTTCTGTTTCTTTCCTCATTCATTCGGAAAGTGGTCTCCTGCCGGAGCGTGGGTGCGCCAGGGTGACTGGAAGTTGATCGAGGTGTTTGATCCCGGCCGGTTTTATCCGGAACCTTACGAGCTTTACAATCTGAATGATGATATCGGCGAAACGCAGAATCTGGCGGATCGGTATCCGGAACGGGTCGCGGCAATGAAAGCCATGCTTCAGCAGCACTACAAAGATACCAATGCGCGCATGCCGATCCCGAATCCGGATTATGAGAAACCTGATTTGTCTGCTGCTCAGGCTTCGCCTGTGCAGCAAAATTTTCAGGGGTGGATCGAGTCGGGGCCGGGGAATCCGTTATCGTTGAAAGACGGGGGCCTTTGTGTAGACACGCGGGGTATTGCGACTTCCCGGCTGCCGAACGCGAAGGGCCCACTTCGGGTCTGTATTCGCACAAAGGTTTCTGGGGTGCCGCATGGTGTGTTCTTTTGGCGTGAGGGTGATCAGAAACAATTTGGTGCAGATCGTCGAATTCCGTTTCATCTGAAGTCCGGTGAGTGGGAAGAGCATTCAATCGACTTTAGCGCTGCTGCTCCGTTGGCGGGGTTGAGGATTGATCTGGGACTCAGAAAGCAGGCGCCTGCCCAGGTAGAATGGATCAAGCTTTTTAAAGCAGATGGTACACTGCTGCAGCCGTGGGACTTTTCAATAGATTAA
- a CDS encoding right-handed parallel beta-helix repeat-containing protein yields the protein MISKAQSARWIWRGTICMCVGLLLAGCMLTSSEVRTFTPEEFGAVGDGVHDDSSALLEALVAMRRCGGPVRLVFSEKTYRFGKQTVCDAMFDLSDMTRVEVDGQGATLILNPVNGVVRCFNSRSVIFKNFVIQHDPLPFMQGAVVSVDPAAGCFAWEIQAGFPLPPSGEWMDQEGHFFDNPASALPEPGEWENRNSARSPWQWGIVIEAESRRLKSGFPNHLFVDSVVPAGERELRLFQVSVAEPYWKYMADLRVGERFVLPRFRRTKEEYFSLKDKGWMYEQNIQIRKSADIVMEDITFYSARPGMVFGIRRNVGPVTVRGCTVTWLPGSDRLIASWRDGNHCKNNRVGPLIENCRFEGLFDDSINLSADAVMVRKVIAPNQFELTSAGFEPGDQVGVFQPGQGSWDTEFSVVNSDGTIVALDRPVDGILTGEMRPKKDVKATQFYNLSCANDGFVVRNNFFGIQRRHAVLARCRGLIENNVIDGVCGRALEFCNESGSFYEGPFPRGLRVRGNRISNTAWAPVVIRTKGPDGMGPVTGDILFENNRIVFDAGAPVEVERAENITFKGNGFSRTDGTAIPDKEAVKIDRSSIDIRFE from the coding sequence ATGATTTCAAAAGCACAATCAGCCCGATGGATTTGGCGTGGAACGATTTGTATGTGTGTTGGCCTGCTTTTGGCCGGATGCATGTTGACTTCGTCTGAAGTTCGCACATTTACTCCGGAAGAATTCGGCGCGGTCGGTGATGGGGTTCATGACGACAGTTCGGCCTTGCTGGAAGCGCTGGTCGCCATGCGGCGTTGTGGCGGTCCGGTCCGGTTGGTTTTTTCAGAAAAAACCTATCGTTTTGGAAAGCAGACGGTTTGTGATGCAATGTTTGATTTGTCGGACATGACTCGTGTTGAAGTGGACGGGCAGGGTGCGACTTTGATTTTGAATCCTGTTAATGGAGTGGTCCGCTGTTTCAACAGTCGGAGCGTTATCTTCAAAAACTTTGTGATTCAGCATGACCCGCTCCCGTTCATGCAGGGGGCGGTGGTTTCTGTTGATCCGGCTGCCGGATGTTTTGCTTGGGAAATTCAGGCCGGTTTTCCATTGCCGCCGTCGGGGGAGTGGATGGATCAGGAGGGACATTTTTTCGACAATCCGGCATCTGCGCTGCCGGAACCGGGCGAGTGGGAGAATCGCAACAGCGCCCGCAGTCCATGGCAGTGGGGTATCGTGATCGAGGCGGAGTCGCGCCGGTTGAAGTCCGGTTTCCCTAACCATTTGTTTGTCGATTCGGTAGTGCCTGCCGGTGAGCGGGAGTTACGGCTTTTTCAGGTTTCTGTTGCGGAGCCTTACTGGAAATATATGGCAGACCTGCGCGTTGGAGAGCGGTTTGTGCTTCCGCGTTTTCGGCGGACAAAGGAGGAATATTTCAGCCTCAAGGACAAAGGCTGGATGTATGAGCAGAATATTCAGATTCGCAAATCAGCAGATATTGTGATGGAGGATATCACGTTCTATTCCGCCCGGCCGGGAATGGTTTTCGGGATTCGGCGCAACGTGGGGCCGGTAACGGTTCGGGGCTGTACGGTCACCTGGCTGCCCGGGTCGGATCGCCTCATCGCTTCCTGGCGGGATGGCAACCATTGCAAAAACAATCGGGTTGGGCCGTTGATTGAAAACTGCCGGTTTGAAGGCCTTTTCGACGACAGTATCAATCTCAGTGCCGATGCGGTTATGGTGAGAAAGGTAATTGCTCCGAATCAGTTCGAGCTGACCTCGGCGGGCTTTGAGCCGGGTGATCAGGTCGGTGTGTTTCAACCGGGCCAAGGCAGTTGGGATACGGAGTTTTCAGTCGTTAATTCAGATGGAACCATCGTTGCCCTGGACCGTCCGGTCGATGGAATTCTTACCGGTGAAATGCGGCCGAAGAAGGATGTGAAAGCCACACAGTTTTACAATTTGAGCTGTGCCAATGACGGCTTTGTTGTTCGCAACAACTTTTTCGGGATTCAGCGTCGGCATGCAGTTTTAGCCCGCTGCCGCGGACTGATCGAAAATAACGTAATCGACGGAGTCTGCGGTCGGGCGCTGGAGTTCTGCAATGAATCCGGATCTTTTTATGAAGGGCCGTTTCCGCGCGGACTCCGTGTTCGAGGTAACCGGATTTCCAATACGGCATGGGCGCCGGTTGTTATCCGGACCAAAGGTCCGGACGGCATGGGACCGGTCACCGGCGATATCCTGTTCGAAAACAACAGGATTGTTTTTGATGCCGGAGCGCCGGTTGAAGTGGAGCGTGCAGAAAACATTACATTTAAGGGCAACGGGTTTTCCCGGACGGACGGAACGGCGATACCCGATAAGGAAGCCGTTAAAATTGACCGGTCATCCATTGATATTCGATTTGAATAA
- a CDS encoding right-handed parallel beta-helix repeat-containing protein, with protein MMNLNNTVGVFLAAGLLAGVHADVVYQDDFTGAAGVATATVPEIPPVGFEQKSFKTGLDGEGRLESSDPLAPTAGYRVKLGGAPLTDDLTLSEILFTVTMRTPTNDWIMIGFQENDFNGLLTTDANTGPVVQFNPGGTVILRGGTYSGGTNGNVSVPFRHIYANSEVITATMTYHIAEQTMDLVINGSVLTNGFALGHEFPVGVSSDPVVCWAQMQLRLQPSAADGGGYIDSLQVVSASSAYAAWAGGWGVDIGAETNDFDGDGLNNLYEYGLGGNPVDAADRGGDFEFETVNVDGTNQFRFVHPQLSRPNNGLNYFVQQNANLVSGLWTGNGCRIEGTNITGGILDFATNSVGMEDEQKYMRLFVAKTGSAEALRASILKGRPLPLICLKGAVHVSVADFGAVPDDGQDDRDAVVAAIEQARSLEGPVQIDFDPGIYDFFATTADFSMSSANAAVPLINCKNLVVDGHDAEILIHRQDVSFVWVWSSENLIVRNFSVDYDPLPFSQGIVQSIDTGNGSFLFGLQSGFPEPNDPFFASCDSWGMLKDASHPGRLKADCPSFFSYSDILAEGSGLFRVVLADAGRISNFEVGDPFVINGRSASIGRYGLSENITFDRITAYACPGSLFVGSRTSQLNVLNCSGQLKGNRLIVSGADGVHCQSARIGPWIENCDFEGLSDDCLNIYGLPVYILEQLSSTQMTVYARAPVLPGDRLVFFDPNAGQVLQDTTVVSFSGNTLTVADPVGALNIAPPGTPIDTRGWKIYDHAYNLDAIGNRFVYRNNTMHDGRRYGMLLKASYGLIENNVFEGLSRTGVVVENNINWPEGFWSQNLVIQNNRISECGYGNADPCALISSLKLTGFMDTPIQKNIYVLNNTFNAVSGPALELSGVSNLTALGNTFTSGSTSGPLITVQYSEDITLTNNVDEGRVEFN; from the coding sequence ATGATGAACCTAAACAACACAGTCGGTGTTTTTCTGGCCGCCGGTCTTCTGGCAGGCGTTCATGCGGATGTGGTTTATCAGGATGATTTCACAGGAGCCGCCGGTGTTGCGACTGCAACCGTCCCGGAAATTCCGCCGGTCGGGTTTGAACAAAAAAGTTTTAAAACCGGACTGGATGGAGAGGGCCGGTTGGAATCGAGCGACCCTCTTGCTCCAACGGCGGGTTATCGGGTTAAACTGGGGGGAGCTCCGCTGACCGATGATTTGACCCTTTCTGAAATTTTATTCACCGTTACCATGCGTACACCGACCAACGACTGGATAATGATCGGTTTCCAGGAAAATGATTTCAACGGACTGCTGACCACGGATGCAAATACCGGTCCGGTGGTGCAGTTTAATCCCGGGGGTACTGTTATTCTTCGCGGCGGAACCTATAGCGGCGGAACCAACGGGAATGTGTCCGTGCCGTTTCGTCATATTTATGCCAACTCCGAAGTGATTACTGCAACGATGACTTATCATATTGCTGAACAGACGATGGATTTGGTGATCAACGGATCTGTACTTACCAATGGATTTGCTCTCGGACATGAATTCCCGGTTGGAGTGTCGTCCGACCCGGTTGTGTGTTGGGCGCAAATGCAACTGCGGCTGCAGCCGTCGGCGGCAGATGGCGGCGGGTATATTGACAGTCTGCAGGTCGTAAGTGCGTCTTCGGCTTATGCCGCATGGGCGGGCGGATGGGGTGTTGATATCGGAGCCGAAACAAACGACTTCGACGGCGACGGGTTGAACAACTTATATGAATACGGATTGGGTGGAAACCCGGTCGATGCCGCGGACCGGGGAGGGGATTTTGAGTTTGAAACCGTGAATGTCGACGGTACAAACCAATTCCGGTTTGTTCATCCGCAGTTGTCCCGCCCGAACAATGGGTTGAACTATTTTGTCCAACAGAATGCAAACCTTGTTTCCGGACTGTGGACGGGGAACGGTTGCAGGATTGAGGGAACCAACATCACGGGTGGAATACTGGATTTTGCAACCAATTCGGTTGGTATGGAGGATGAGCAGAAATATATGCGTCTGTTTGTGGCGAAGACCGGTTCAGCCGAGGCTCTGCGGGCATCAATTCTTAAAGGGCGACCCTTGCCGCTGATCTGTTTGAAAGGGGCTGTTCATGTGAGTGTGGCCGATTTCGGTGCGGTTCCAGATGATGGACAGGATGATCGCGATGCCGTTGTGGCAGCAATCGAACAGGCCCGGTCCCTTGAGGGACCTGTACAGATCGATTTTGATCCGGGCATATATGATTTTTTTGCGACAACTGCGGATTTTTCCATGAGCAGCGCCAACGCCGCTGTTCCGCTGATAAACTGTAAGAATCTGGTTGTGGATGGACACGATGCAGAAATTTTGATTCATCGCCAGGATGTGTCTTTTGTCTGGGTCTGGTCCTCTGAAAACCTGATTGTCCGCAATTTTTCCGTTGATTACGATCCGCTGCCCTTTTCCCAGGGGATCGTCCAGTCGATTGACACCGGTAACGGCAGTTTCCTGTTTGGGCTTCAATCCGGGTTTCCGGAGCCGAACGATCCGTTTTTTGCGAGCTGCGATTCGTGGGGGATGCTGAAGGATGCGTCTCATCCCGGACGGTTGAAGGCGGACTGTCCATCCTTTTTCAGCTACAGCGACATTCTTGCGGAGGGCAGCGGTTTGTTTCGTGTCGTGCTGGCGGACGCCGGCCGGATATCCAATTTTGAAGTGGGGGATCCGTTTGTCATTAACGGACGGTCGGCTTCGATCGGGCGCTATGGATTATCAGAAAATATTACATTTGACCGAATCACAGCCTACGCCTGTCCCGGATCGCTGTTTGTTGGTTCCCGGACCTCTCAGTTGAACGTCTTAAACTGCAGCGGACAGCTGAAAGGCAATCGTCTGATCGTTAGCGGAGCGGACGGGGTTCATTGTCAGTCGGCCCGTATCGGCCCATGGATTGAAAACTGCGATTTCGAAGGGTTGTCGGACGACTGCCTGAATATTTACGGGTTGCCTGTTTATATTCTGGAACAGCTCTCTTCCACGCAAATGACGGTTTACGCGCGTGCGCCTGTTCTTCCCGGCGATCGGCTGGTCTTTTTTGATCCAAATGCCGGACAGGTTCTGCAGGACACAACGGTGGTATCGTTCTCGGGTAATACACTCACCGTTGCCGACCCGGTTGGAGCGCTCAACATCGCACCGCCGGGAACACCCATTGATACGCGCGGCTGGAAAATTTACGATCATGCCTATAATCTGGACGCCATCGGAAACCGTTTTGTGTATCGTAACAACACCATGCACGATGGCCGGCGTTACGGAATGCTGCTTAAGGCAAGTTACGGACTCATTGAAAACAATGTGTTTGAGGGGCTTTCCCGAACCGGAGTGGTTGTTGAAAACAATATTAATTGGCCGGAAGGGTTCTGGTCTCAGAATCTGGTCATTCAGAACAACCGGATTTCGGAGTGCGGATATGGCAATGCCGATCCCTGTGCATTAATTTCCTCCTTGAAGCTGACTGGGTTTATGGACACTCCGATACAAAAAAACATTTATGTCTTAAACAATACGTTTAATGCAGTTTCCGGGCCGGCCTTGGAGCTGAGCGGTGTGTCCAATCTGACGGCGCTGGGCAATACCTTCACGAGCGGATCGACCTCCGGACCGCTGATTACCGTCCAGTACTCAGAAGACATCACCCTGACAAACAATGTGGATGAGGGGCGGGTTGAATTTAATTGA